From Polynucleobacter difficilis, a single genomic window includes:
- a CDS encoding fatty acid desaturase, translating into MAEGQTGRALLLLLIDAALWLGAIAATIFVESIILKIVFGVIAGFVTGRIFILGHDACHQSFTPNRELNKVLGRIAFLPSLTPYSLWDVGHNVVHHGQTDLKGFDFVWAPLSKAEFDALPAWRKSLERLYRSGWGPVFYYLIEIWWRREYFPNAQNKPGDRPIFLKDNLLVTGFAIVWIACLIAGALATGQSVWIGLLTGFVLPFLFWNGMIGFVVYVHHTHPSVSWYDKKSEWLRAQPFVSTTVHLTFGFYWGALMHHIMEHTAHHVDMSVPLYRLQEAQNTLETLLPERIFIQKFSWKWYFDTARKCKLYDFENKAWLDFDGNKTADSVRVMLTPAPVGQTG; encoded by the coding sequence ATGGCAGAAGGCCAAACCGGCAGGGCATTGTTGCTCTTGTTGATCGACGCAGCCCTCTGGCTTGGAGCGATTGCAGCTACTATATTTGTTGAAAGCATCATTCTCAAGATCGTATTTGGTGTAATCGCCGGCTTTGTTACCGGCCGCATCTTCATCTTGGGGCACGATGCCTGCCACCAAAGCTTTACACCAAACCGCGAGCTCAATAAAGTATTGGGCCGCATTGCCTTTTTGCCCTCCCTTACGCCATACAGCTTGTGGGACGTTGGCCATAACGTCGTTCACCATGGACAAACCGATTTAAAAGGCTTTGATTTTGTGTGGGCACCGCTCTCCAAAGCCGAGTTTGATGCCCTGCCAGCATGGCGCAAAAGCCTTGAGCGCCTTTACCGCAGTGGCTGGGGGCCGGTCTTCTATTATTTAATCGAAATTTGGTGGAGACGTGAATACTTCCCCAATGCTCAGAATAAGCCGGGCGATCGCCCTATCTTCCTTAAAGACAATCTCCTGGTCACCGGCTTTGCGATTGTGTGGATTGCTTGCCTGATCGCCGGAGCCTTAGCTACTGGTCAGTCGGTTTGGATTGGCCTTTTAACTGGATTTGTGCTGCCATTCTTGTTTTGGAATGGCATGATCGGTTTTGTTGTCTACGTACACCATACCCACCCCTCCGTCTCTTGGTATGACAAAAAGTCGGAATGGCTACGCGCGCAACCCTTTGTGTCGACCACAGTACACCTGACGTTTGGCTTTTACTGGGGCGCCTTAATGCACCACATCATGGAGCATACCGCCCACCACGTTGATATGAGCGTGCCCCTATATCGCCTCCAAGAAGCCCAAAATACCCTTGAAACACTGCTGCCAGAGCGTATTTTCATTCAAAAATTCTCGTGGAAGTGGTATTTCGATACAGCCCGCAAATGCAAGCTCTATGACTTTGAGAATAAGGCTTGGCTGGACTTTGATGGCAATAAAACAGCGGATTCAGTGCGCGTGATGCTAACCCCTGCTCCCGTAGGGCAAACAGGGTAA
- a CDS encoding c-type cytochrome — protein MSNDHGSLIKSPKQLIIMVFVSFFVPLIVILLLMVYVDNGKRTGGDAEEASKSASQLIKPVAQLDFRDANAPREMKTGAAVYKAACASCHANGAAGAPRFNNAGDWSGRLGKGYDALLTSVIKGKGAMPARGGANPADISDYELGLSVVYLTASAGGKFPEPKAPAAAPAEAAAK, from the coding sequence ATGAGCAACGACCACGGCAGTCTGATTAAGTCACCCAAACAACTCATCATCATGGTGTTTGTCAGCTTTTTTGTACCGTTAATAGTGATTTTGTTATTAATGGTTTATGTTGATAACGGCAAACGCACCGGCGGCGATGCCGAAGAGGCCTCTAAGTCAGCCAGCCAGCTCATTAAGCCGGTGGCTCAACTCGATTTTCGCGATGCAAACGCCCCCCGGGAAATGAAGACCGGCGCAGCAGTTTATAAAGCGGCGTGTGCCTCATGCCACGCCAATGGCGCTGCTGGCGCCCCCCGTTTTAACAATGCGGGAGATTGGTCCGGCAGGCTCGGCAAAGGCTACGATGCGCTTTTAACCTCGGTGATTAAAGGCAAGGGCGCAATGCCAGCCCGCGGCGGCGCAAACCCTGCTGACATTAGCGACTATGAGCTCGGCCTATCTGTGGTTTATTTGACTGCCTCTGCAGGCGGTAAATTTCCAGAGCCCAAAGCGCCGGCAGCAGCGCCAGCTGAGGCTGCCGCAAAGTAA
- the rsmI gene encoding 16S rRNA (cytidine(1402)-2'-O)-methyltransferase, translated as MVTTSMPNTWSTDFLNQQDFPASTLYMVATPIGNLGDITLRALHILNAVDGIACEDTRHSAPLLNHFGIHKKRLALHAHNEASASDTLIGSLQQGERWAYISDAGTPGISDPGARLAAAAGLAGFRVVPIPGASAVASAVSVGGSVLLPSDGQFQFLGFWPHKLRDQEEWLRQIAHCSKATVFFESPHQIANTLLKLATCLDDSRMVMVGRELTKKFEQVVHLRPSQLSNWLSEAESLKGEFIVVVSASEQNTNTPANHAEILRWVAALKPFLGSKELANVISTITGISKKEAYQLALEGK; from the coding sequence ATGGTTACTACTAGCATGCCCAATACGTGGTCGACTGATTTTCTAAATCAGCAAGACTTCCCAGCATCTACTTTGTATATGGTCGCAACCCCCATTGGCAACTTAGGCGATATCACCTTGCGCGCACTGCATATTCTGAATGCAGTGGATGGAATTGCGTGCGAGGATACGCGCCATAGCGCGCCCCTACTGAATCACTTTGGCATACATAAGAAACGCTTGGCGCTGCATGCCCATAATGAAGCCTCTGCATCGGATACGCTGATTGGGAGCCTGCAACAAGGCGAGCGCTGGGCCTACATTTCAGATGCGGGCACGCCAGGCATATCCGACCCAGGAGCCCGTCTGGCTGCTGCTGCTGGCCTAGCTGGTTTTCGGGTTGTGCCCATACCGGGCGCAAGTGCCGTTGCTAGCGCCGTATCGGTAGGGGGTTCGGTACTCCTCCCGTCGGACGGGCAGTTTCAGTTTCTTGGCTTTTGGCCTCACAAATTGCGCGATCAGGAAGAGTGGCTAAGGCAGATTGCCCATTGCAGTAAGGCAACGGTTTTTTTTGAATCCCCGCATCAAATTGCCAATACCCTACTGAAGTTGGCGACCTGCCTTGACGACAGCCGAATGGTGATGGTGGGGCGGGAGCTAACTAAAAAATTTGAACAGGTTGTCCACTTAAGGCCCAGTCAGCTTTCCAACTGGCTGAGTGAGGCCGAGAGCCTCAAAGGCGAATTTATTGTGGTTGTTTCAGCTTCTGAGCAAAATACCAATACACCAGCCAATCATGCAGAAATATTGCGCTGGGTGGCGGCCCTCAAACCCTTCTTGGGCAGCAAAGAACTGGCGAACGTCATTTCCACGATTACGGGTATATCGAAAAAAGAGGCGTATCAGCTGGCGCTGGAGGGCAAATAA
- a CDS encoding phosphoheptose isomerase yields MDTKILNRLSERASAHFVESIAVKQEALKLLPEHVAKGVVAMANCLQSGGKILACGNGGSAADAQHFAAELLGRFERERRELAAIALTTDSSILTAIANDYHYDEIFSKQVRGLGKKGDILLAISTSGNSKNVVAAIEAAKKIGMHVIALTGNGGGKIAGLLGEHDIHLCAPSTRTARIQETHLVLLHSLCDGVDHLLLD; encoded by the coding sequence ATGGATACAAAAATACTGAATCGACTAAGCGAGCGTGCATCCGCACATTTTGTTGAGAGCATCGCAGTAAAGCAAGAGGCTCTAAAGTTGCTACCAGAACATGTTGCTAAAGGCGTTGTAGCCATGGCAAATTGCTTACAGTCGGGCGGAAAAATATTGGCTTGTGGCAACGGTGGATCTGCGGCCGACGCGCAGCATTTTGCCGCTGAATTACTTGGTCGATTTGAGCGCGAGCGTCGCGAGTTAGCAGCAATAGCGCTTACCACCGACAGTTCTATCCTAACGGCAATCGCTAACGACTATCACTACGACGAGATCTTTAGCAAGCAAGTTCGCGGCCTTGGAAAAAAAGGCGATATCTTGTTGGCGATCTCGACATCAGGAAATTCAAAAAATGTGGTCGCAGCGATTGAAGCCGCAAAAAAAATTGGCATGCACGTCATTGCGCTTACCGGCAATGGCGGCGGAAAAATAGCGGGACTTTTAGGAGAGCACGACATTCATTTGTGCGCTCCCTCTACTCGCACTGCACGCATTCAAGAAACGCATTTAGTATTACTGCACAGCCTGTGCGATGGCGTTGATCATCTACTCTTAGATTAA
- a CDS encoding BON domain-containing protein: MTQWMKWSLGFIATALLSGCGILAVGAVTGTTTILADRRSPGVQAIDVGIQLEAGNQLIKRYGDNAHITVTSFNQKVLLTGEAKDADIKGAAGAYVQSLKNVRTVFNEIVIGPNSSFTARANDTYLASRIKTQMIFTNELPSNSMNIVVEASNVYLMGILTKAEAERAKKVASNTSGVKQVFVFFDIISDAERLRLEQEGKADRSQPNTNVNN, from the coding sequence ATGACGCAATGGATGAAGTGGTCTCTTGGGTTCATAGCAACAGCGCTCCTGAGCGGGTGTGGAATTTTGGCGGTGGGCGCGGTGACCGGAACTACCACCATTCTTGCCGATCGCAGGTCGCCTGGCGTGCAAGCAATTGATGTCGGTATTCAGCTAGAGGCAGGCAATCAGCTCATCAAGCGCTATGGTGATAACGCACACATTACAGTCACATCGTTTAATCAAAAAGTCTTGTTGACAGGCGAAGCAAAAGACGCCGACATCAAGGGCGCAGCAGGCGCCTATGTGCAGAGTTTAAAAAACGTCCGTACTGTATTTAATGAAATTGTGATTGGGCCAAATAGTTCATTTACTGCGCGCGCGAACGATACGTATCTTGCCTCCCGCATCAAAACACAAATGATCTTTACGAACGAATTGCCATCCAACTCGATGAATATTGTGGTCGAGGCAAGCAATGTTTATTTGATGGGAATCTTGACAAAAGCAGAAGCAGAGCGCGCAAAAAAAGTGGCAAGCAATACGAGTGGTGTCAAACAAGTGTTCGTATTTTTTGACATCATTTCCGATGCGGAAAGACTGCGTCTTGAGCAAGAAGGTAAAGCAGATAGATCACAGCCCAACACAAACGTAAACAATTAA
- a CDS encoding GNAT family N-acetyltransferase — translation MTPTPSAAARTTRLAPTPAAPVRELDDSHGAAVLRHFLALEADDRHLRFGSPTSDTVIERYVANLDFSRDALFGVFNDALDLVGIAHLAYVPPAKDGPRFAEFGVSVLHDSRHRGLGAALLARAAVHARNTHIDTLFVHCLAKNKAMMHLAQKLGMRVEFAYGDADAYLILPPVNAQSILHEASQEHMADLDYALKANLKQSKQMWRWFYGMQSQP, via the coding sequence ATGACACCCACACCATCCGCCGCCGCCCGCACTACAAGGCTAGCGCCCACTCCAGCAGCGCCGGTCCGCGAGCTTGACGACAGCCATGGTGCCGCCGTATTAAGGCATTTTTTGGCCTTAGAGGCTGACGACCGCCACTTGCGCTTCGGCTCGCCCACCTCGGATACGGTCATCGAGCGTTACGTAGCAAACCTGGATTTCAGCCGCGATGCGTTGTTTGGTGTTTTTAATGACGCACTGGACCTTGTCGGCATTGCGCATCTTGCGTATGTACCACCAGCTAAGGACGGCCCGCGCTTTGCGGAGTTTGGAGTTTCTGTCTTGCACGACAGCCGCCATCGCGGTCTAGGCGCAGCACTCTTAGCGCGCGCTGCTGTCCATGCACGCAATACGCACATCGATACTTTATTTGTGCATTGCTTAGCGAAAAACAAAGCGATGATGCACTTAGCGCAGAAGCTTGGTATGCGAGTGGAATTCGCTTACGGCGATGCGGATGCATATTTAATTTTGCCGCCAGTAAATGCGCAAAGTATTTTGCATGAAGCATCGCAAGAGCACATGGCGGACCTTGACTACGCCCTCAAGGCAAACCTAAAACAATCCAAACAAATGTGGCGTTGGTTTTATGGCATGCAAAGCCAACCATAA
- the tuf gene encoding elongation factor Tu, with product MAKEKFERTKPHVNVGTIGHVDHGKTTLTAAIATVLSKAFGGEAKAYDQIDAAPEEKARGITINTAHVEYETANRHYAHVDCPGHADYVKNMITGAAQMDGAILVCSAADGPMPQTREHILLARQVGVPYIIVFLNKCDMVDDEELLELVEMEVRELLSKYKFPGDDTPIVRGSAKLALDGDEGPLGKEAIMKLAEALDTFIPTPERAVDGAFLMPVEDVFSISGRGTVVTGRIERGIVKVGEEIEIIGIKPTLKTTCTGVEMFRKLLDQGQAGDNVGILLRGTKREEVERGQVLAKPGSITPHTHFTAEVYILGKDEGGRHTPFFNNYRPQFYFRTTDVTGSIELPKDKEMVMPGDNVSITVKLIAPIAMEEGLRFAIREGGRTVGAGVVAKILA from the coding sequence ATGGCAAAAGAAAAGTTTGAGCGGACAAAACCGCACGTAAACGTTGGTACGATTGGTCACGTTGACCATGGTAAGACCACCCTCACTGCAGCAATTGCAACCGTGCTGTCAAAAGCATTTGGTGGCGAAGCAAAAGCATACGATCAGATCGATGCTGCTCCAGAAGAAAAAGCACGTGGTATTACGATTAATACCGCGCACGTTGAGTATGAAACAGCGAACCGCCACTATGCGCACGTCGATTGCCCAGGCCACGCTGACTATGTGAAGAACATGATTACCGGCGCAGCCCAGATGGACGGCGCTATTTTGGTTTGCTCTGCAGCCGACGGCCCAATGCCACAAACCCGTGAGCACATCCTCTTGGCTCGCCAAGTTGGCGTGCCTTACATCATCGTCTTTCTAAACAAGTGCGACATGGTGGACGACGAAGAACTCCTCGAGCTCGTCGAGATGGAAGTGCGTGAGCTTCTCTCCAAGTACAAGTTCCCTGGCGATGACACACCAATCGTGCGTGGTTCTGCTAAGTTAGCCTTGGATGGCGACGAAGGTCCTTTGGGCAAAGAAGCCATCATGAAATTGGCTGAAGCCTTAGATACCTTTATCCCCACACCAGAGCGCGCAGTTGACGGCGCTTTCTTGATGCCAGTAGAAGATGTGTTCTCGATCTCTGGCCGCGGTACGGTAGTAACTGGCCGTATTGAGCGCGGTATCGTTAAGGTCGGTGAAGAGATTGAAATCATCGGTATCAAGCCAACACTCAAGACAACCTGTACTGGTGTTGAGATGTTCCGTAAATTGCTCGACCAAGGTCAAGCGGGCGATAACGTTGGTATCTTATTGCGCGGTACTAAGCGTGAAGAAGTCGAGCGCGGTCAAGTATTGGCTAAGCCAGGCTCAATCACCCCACACACCCACTTTACTGCTGAGGTTTACATCTTAGGTAAAGACGAAGGTGGTCGTCATACTCCCTTCTTTAACAACTACCGTCCTCAGTTTTACTTCCGTACTACGGACGTAACGGGTTCGATCGAGTTGCCAAAAGACAAAGAGATGGTCATGCCGGGCGATAACGTCAGCATTACCGTCAAACTCATCGCCCCAATCGCGATGGAAGAAGGTTTGCGTTTTGCGATCCGTGAAGGTGGCCGTACTGTTGGCGCCGGCGTGGTAGCAAAGATTTTGGCTTAA
- the secE gene encoding preprotein translocase subunit SecE, whose amino-acid sequence MSQQSLNQTEQKSGWITFLAVILLVAALVLYYTLVDYSMGIRLAVLFGGIALAILIVAISPDGRRFIAYAGDSWQEVKKVVWPTRRESTQMTLVVFGFVVIMSLFLWLADKLIEWLVFSVFLGWK is encoded by the coding sequence ATGTCGCAACAATCGCTAAATCAAACTGAACAAAAGAGCGGCTGGATTACATTCCTAGCCGTGATTTTGCTTGTCGCAGCCCTGGTGTTGTATTACACCTTGGTGGACTATTCCATGGGCATTCGTTTGGCTGTGCTGTTTGGCGGTATTGCGCTGGCTATTTTAATTGTGGCCATTTCACCCGATGGGCGCCGTTTTATTGCGTACGCGGGTGATTCATGGCAAGAAGTAAAGAAAGTGGTGTGGCCAACCCGTCGTGAGTCCACACAGATGACACTCGTTGTATTTGGCTTTGTCGTGATCATGTCGCTTTTCTTGTGGCTTGCAGACAAATTAATTGAATGGCTTGTGTTTTCCGTATTCTTAGGCTGGAAGTGA
- the nusG gene encoding transcription termination/antitermination protein NusG yields the protein MTDSELATNPQATGNMRWYVIHAYSGMEKSVKKGLEERIARSEMTDKFGRILVPSEEVVEIKAGQKSVSERRFFPGYVLIEMEMTDESWHLVKNTPKVTGFVGGVRNRPSPISTAEVTKIMDQMQAGVDKPKPKTLFEVGEMVRVKEGPFTDFNGNVEEVNYEKSRLRVSVTIFGRGTPVELEFGQVEKM from the coding sequence ATGACTGATTCAGAATTAGCCACGAATCCACAGGCAACCGGCAATATGCGCTGGTATGTCATCCATGCTTACTCTGGAATGGAAAAAAGCGTTAAAAAAGGCCTGGAAGAGCGTATTGCACGCTCTGAAATGACCGATAAATTTGGCCGCATCCTTGTTCCGTCGGAAGAGGTCGTGGAGATAAAGGCAGGTCAAAAGTCGGTCTCCGAGCGCCGTTTTTTCCCCGGATATGTACTGATTGAGATGGAAATGACCGATGAATCGTGGCATTTGGTGAAAAACACGCCAAAAGTGACCGGTTTTGTTGGTGGTGTACGCAATCGCCCAAGCCCGATTTCCACTGCAGAAGTGACCAAAATCATGGATCAAATGCAGGCCGGGGTGGATAAACCCAAGCCCAAGACGCTATTTGAGGTGGGTGAAATGGTTCGTGTCAAAGAAGGTCCATTTACCGATTTCAACGGAAACGTCGAAGAAGTGAATTATGAGAAGTCAAGATTACGCGTTTCTGTTACAATTTTTGGCCGCGGCACCCCAGTTGAGCTGGAGTTCGGCCAAGTAGAAAAGATGTAA
- the rplK gene encoding 50S ribosomal protein L11, whose amino-acid sequence MAKKIIGFIKLQIPAGKANPSPPVGPALGQRGLNIMEFCKAFNAQTQSMEPGLPIPVVITAFADKSFTFVMKTPPATVFIKKAAKIEKGSPRPHTDKVGSITRAQAEEIAKAKMPDLTAADMDAAVRTIAGSARSMGITVEGV is encoded by the coding sequence ATGGCAAAGAAGATTATTGGCTTTATTAAGCTGCAGATTCCTGCAGGTAAAGCAAATCCATCCCCACCCGTAGGCCCAGCCTTGGGTCAGCGCGGTCTCAATATTATGGAATTCTGCAAAGCGTTTAATGCGCAAACGCAGAGCATGGAGCCAGGTCTCCCAATTCCAGTTGTGATTACAGCGTTTGCAGACAAGAGCTTCACCTTTGTGATGAAGACGCCTCCTGCGACTGTGTTCATTAAGAAAGCGGCCAAGATTGAAAAAGGCTCACCACGTCCACATACCGACAAGGTCGGAAGCATTACACGTGCACAAGCAGAAGAAATTGCCAAGGCAAAAATGCCTGACTTAACAGCAGCTGACATGGACGCCGCTGTGCGCACCATCGCTGGAAGCGCCCGCTCCATGGGCATTACTGTGGAAGGAGTCTAA
- the rplA gene encoding 50S ribosomal protein L1, whose amino-acid sequence MMKISKRVKAIQSKVDRNKFYPLDEALSLVKECATAKFDESIDVAVQLGIDAKKSDQVVRGAVVLPAGTGKHVRVAVFAQGEKAEQAKAAGAEIVGMEDLAEQIKAGKIDFDILIASPDTMKIVGTLGQVLGPRGLMPNPKVGTVTPDVATAVKNAKAGQVQFRVDKAGIVHATIGRRSFEPTALKSNLMALLEALNKAKPPASKGIYLKKVAVSSTMGAGVRVDQASLQAAQ is encoded by the coding sequence ATCATGAAAATTTCTAAGCGCGTAAAAGCAATTCAGTCCAAGGTTGACCGCAATAAATTCTATCCGCTCGACGAGGCGTTGAGCCTGGTGAAAGAGTGCGCAACAGCCAAATTCGATGAGTCAATCGACGTTGCTGTTCAGCTCGGCATTGATGCAAAAAAATCCGATCAAGTGGTTCGCGGCGCAGTGGTATTGCCAGCGGGCACCGGTAAGCACGTTCGCGTAGCGGTTTTTGCGCAAGGCGAAAAGGCAGAACAAGCCAAAGCAGCTGGCGCAGAAATTGTTGGCATGGAAGATTTGGCAGAGCAAATCAAAGCCGGAAAAATTGACTTTGATATTTTGATTGCCTCTCCTGACACCATGAAGATTGTAGGTACTTTAGGTCAGGTGCTGGGCCCACGTGGCTTGATGCCTAATCCAAAGGTTGGCACCGTAACCCCGGATGTTGCAACTGCTGTGAAGAATGCAAAAGCCGGTCAAGTCCAGTTCCGTGTTGATAAAGCCGGTATTGTGCACGCCACCATTGGTCGTCGTTCCTTTGAGCCAACAGCGCTCAAGAGCAACTTAATGGCATTGCTGGAGGCGCTCAATAAAGCGAAGCCACCAGCATCAAAAGGCATCTATTTAAAGAAGGTTGCCGTAAGCAGCACCATGGGTGCGGGCGTACGTGTTGATCAAGCATCACTGCAGGCAGCTCAATAA
- the rplL gene encoding 50S ribosomal protein L7/L12, which yields MAITKEEIIEAVGSMSVMDLNDLVKAFEEKFGVSAAAMAVAGPAGAGGGGAAAEEQTEFTVNLLEAGANKVAVIKAVREITGLGLKEAKDLVDGAPKPVKEGVDKKTAEEAKKKLDEAGAKSELK from the coding sequence ATGGCGATTACCAAAGAAGAAATTATTGAAGCAGTAGGTAGCATGTCTGTAATGGACCTGAACGACCTCGTTAAGGCATTTGAAGAGAAGTTTGGCGTTTCTGCTGCAGCAATGGCAGTTGCAGGGCCAGCTGGCGCCGGCGGTGGTGGCGCAGCTGCTGAAGAGCAAACCGAATTTACCGTTAACCTCCTTGAGGCTGGCGCAAACAAGGTTGCCGTTATTAAGGCGGTTCGCGAAATCACTGGTCTTGGCCTCAAAGAAGCCAAAGACTTGGTTGATGGTGCACCAAAGCCAGTTAAAGAAGGCGTTGATAAAAAGACTGCCGAAGAAGCCAAGAAGAAACTCGACGAAGCCGGCGCTAAGTCAGAGCTTAAGTAA